The proteins below are encoded in one region of Lactuca sativa cultivar Salinas chromosome 3, Lsat_Salinas_v11, whole genome shotgun sequence:
- the LOC111904539 gene encoding chaperone protein dnaJ 15 encodes MGGSKMEEETSSSVAPSAAANRRDPYEVLNVSRDSSDQEIKSAYRKLALKYHPDKNASNPEASELFKEVAYSYNILSDPEKRRQYDNAGFEAIDADGTDMEIDLSNLGTVNTMFAALFSKLGVPIKTTISANVLEDALSGNVTIKPLPLGSSVSGKVEKQSAHFFGVNVTEEQAQAGIIVRVTSATQSKFKLLYFEQDNGGGYNLTLQEESEKTGKVTSAGMYFLHFQVYRMDSSVNALAMAKDPEAAFFKRLEGLQPCEVSELKAGTHIFAVYGDNFFKTASYTIEALCSATYESSTHKLKDIEQQILRKRTELRQFETEYRKALAQYQEVSNRYNQEKQNVEELLKQRDNIQSSFTAGRPVVVGGKVGNGNNSREESSPSEEDGKDKSSKKRWFNLNLKGYNDKKST; translated from the exons ATGGGAGGTTCAAAGATGGAGGAGGAAACCTCTTCTTCCGTCGCTCCTTCTGCAGCTGCTAATCGTAGAGACCCGTATGAGGTTTTGAATGTTTCAAGAGATTCTTCCGATCAAGAGATTAAATCTGCTTACAGAAAGCTCGCTCTCAA GTATCACCCTGACAAGAATGCTAGTAATCCTGAAGCCTCAGAACTATTCAAGGAAGTTGCATATTCTTACAACATTTTATCCGATCCAGAGAAAAGAAGACAATATGATAATGCAGGATTTGAG GCGATTGATGCTGATGGAACAGACATGGAAATTGACTTATCTAACCTTGGAACAGTGAATACAATGTTTGCAGCATTATTCAG TAAGCTTGGAGTTCCTATTAAGACAACTATTTCTGCCAATGTTCTTGAAGATGCTTTGAGTGGAAATGTTACAATCAAACCCCTTCCATTAGGATCATCAGTTAGTGGAAAG GTAGAGAAACAATCAGCTCATTTTTTTGGTGTTAATGTAACTGAAGAACAAGCTCAAGCTGGGATTATAGTTAGAGTTACTTCAGCCACTCAAAGCAAATTTAAG CTACTTTATTTTGAGCAAGATAATGGTGGGGGCTATAATCTTACATTACAG GAAGAGAGTGAAAAGACAGGGAAGGTGACATCAGCAGGGATGTATTTCTTGCATTTTCAAGTATATAGAATGGATTCAAGTGTTAATGcg TTAGCAATGGCTAAGGATCCAGAAGCtgctttctttaaaagattagAAGGTCTTCAACCATGTGAAGTTTCAGAACTAAAAGCCGGGACCCACATATTTGCTGTTTACG gtgataatttttttaaaactGCATCCTACACAATAGAAGCTCTTTGCTCAGCAACATATGAAAGCTCAACTCATAAGCTCAAGGACATTGAGCAACAAATATTAAGAAAGAGAACCGAGTTGCGACAATTCGAGACCGAATATAGAAag GCTTTGGCACAATACCAAGAAGTGTCAAATCGATACAACCAGGAAAAGCAGAAT GTGGAGGAGCTTTTGAAACAACGAGACAATATCCAGTCATCATTTACAGCTGGCAGGCCGGTGGTTGTcgggggtaaagttggaaatgGAAATAATAGCCGTGAAGAGAGTAGTCCGAGTGAAGAAGATGGAAAGGATAAGTCTTCAAAGAAAAGATGGTTCAATCTTAACCTCAAAGGATACAATGATAAAAAATCTACTTGA